From Rutidosis leptorrhynchoides isolate AG116_Rl617_1_P2 chromosome 3, CSIRO_AGI_Rlap_v1, whole genome shotgun sequence, a single genomic window includes:
- the LOC139901393 gene encoding uncharacterized protein translates to MLTETTPFQLLYGKACHLLVEIEHKAFWALKMSSLDLKEAGCLRLTQLNELEELRLDAYENSLISKERTKKWHDSRLKDHKEFKEGDRVLLFNSRFRLFPKKLKSKWSGPFIVRKVYSHGVVDLINSKGEEFKVNGHRIKHYVDGLQEVDDEVQYDHCLDAWLREIVF, encoded by the exons ATGCTAACCGAAACCACTCCTTTTCAGTTACTTTATGGTAAAGCATGTCATCTCCTGGTGGAGATTGAACACAAGGCTTTTTGGGCTCTCAAAATGAGCAGtcttgatcttaaggaggcgggaTGCCTTCGTTTGACCCAATTAAATGAGCTAGAGGAGTTAAGGCTAGATGCTTATGAAAACTCGTTGATTAGTAAGGAAAGGAcaaagaagtggcacgatagtcgttTAAAAGATCATAAGGAATTTAAGGAgggggatcgtgtgcttctttttaattcacggttCCGTTTGTTTCCCAAAAAGTTGAAGTCTAAGTGGTCGGGACCGTTTATTGTTCGTAAGGTTTATTCCCATGGGGTGGTTGATTTGATTAACTCTAAGGGGGAAGAGTTTAAAGTGAACGGTCATCGGATCAAACATTATGTCGATGGACTGCAAGAGGTGGATGATGAG GTACAATATGATCATTGTTTGGATGCTTGGTTGCGCGAAATTGTGTTTTAG